One part of the Desulfatirhabdium butyrativorans DSM 18734 genome encodes these proteins:
- a CDS encoding PEP/pyruvate-binding domain-containing protein has product MKRILAFIDKLRGNSAPSLPEADIEALRVSFKERYHCFKLLLASNNQALQLMSEIQEALRGNEVFGMAFIRSHITRISVAVFRMIQYINQITGNKYEALVHRHAQIDREIDGMLKEERTLGDQRILIALADINKSMVDQVGNKMAHLGEVRNQIGLRAPEGFVLTTAAYKSFLDHNQLQAEIDRRFQSMESESMEDRYALSSALQQLIIRAEVPQAIQEALKRQWQSISERAGTPVTMALRSSAIGEDEAGSSFAGQYRSELNVSLDNAVQAYKEVLASKYGIAAISYRLNRGFRDEDILMSVGCLQMIPSIAGGVVYSRNPVDIDDHSIIINSVWGLPHAVVDGSVACDEWIIQRKPTLHVGMKTIRTKRYKTECFPLEGIHRVELDAAEAESPSLSDDKALELAEIALAIEAHYACAQDIEWAMDANGDLFILQCRPLRQAVMEKSAGNIAVSPEPDMGSLIFAGGETASPGIACGPVMKVFKGLDLLEFPKGAVLVVENALPRWASLMNRACAVVAEQGGIAGHLANVAREFGIPALFGATNMAQHLQNGEVVTVDATNRLIHRGQLHDMPTEGSKRPNLMAGSPVYRLLQQINTKINPLHLLDPDSSDFRAENCTTFHDITRFVHEKSVVEMFNFGKNHHFPERASKQLYYRVPMQWWIVNLDDGLKNEVSGKYVHLEDIASIPMLAFWKGFTAIPWDGPPAPDTKGFMSIMFQSTTNTALVTGVKSAYAEKNYFMISKNFCSLNSRLGYHFSTLESLISERIPENYLCFQFKGGAADDVRRLRRVELIGEILEKQGFRIEIRDDHLSARVEQQAMEEMIRYAEMIGYLTLHTRQIDMIMTNPAAVAYTRKKLLSDIASL; this is encoded by the coding sequence ATGAAACGTATCCTGGCATTTATCGACAAACTGAGGGGAAACAGCGCCCCGTCGCTGCCGGAAGCAGACATCGAAGCGCTGCGCGTTTCGTTCAAGGAGCGTTACCACTGCTTCAAGCTGCTTCTGGCTTCCAACAACCAGGCCCTTCAGCTCATGTCCGAAATTCAGGAGGCATTGCGGGGGAATGAAGTTTTCGGCATGGCCTTCATTCGATCCCATATCACCCGCATTTCGGTTGCCGTATTCCGCATGATCCAGTACATCAACCAGATCACCGGCAACAAGTATGAGGCGCTCGTTCATCGGCATGCACAAATCGATCGTGAAATCGATGGCATGCTCAAGGAAGAAAGAACCCTTGGCGATCAGCGCATTCTGATCGCGCTTGCCGATATCAACAAGAGCATGGTCGATCAGGTCGGCAACAAAATGGCTCACCTGGGTGAAGTGAGAAACCAGATTGGGCTTCGGGCTCCGGAAGGTTTTGTTCTGACCACCGCCGCATACAAAAGCTTCCTGGATCACAACCAGCTCCAGGCTGAAATCGATCGGAGGTTTCAAAGCATGGAATCCGAATCGATGGAAGACCGATATGCCCTGAGCTCCGCGCTGCAACAGCTCATCATCCGCGCTGAAGTGCCGCAAGCCATCCAGGAGGCGTTGAAACGGCAATGGCAATCCATTTCAGAGCGCGCAGGCACCCCTGTCACAATGGCACTGCGCAGCAGCGCCATCGGAGAAGACGAGGCCGGAAGCTCCTTTGCCGGTCAGTATCGTTCCGAGCTCAATGTCAGCCTGGATAATGCGGTCCAGGCATACAAGGAAGTTCTGGCCAGCAAGTACGGCATTGCGGCCATTTCCTATCGCCTGAACCGGGGATTTCGAGATGAAGATATTCTGATGAGCGTCGGATGCCTGCAAATGATCCCATCCATTGCAGGCGGCGTGGTCTATTCGCGAAACCCCGTCGATATCGATGACCATTCGATCATCATCAACAGCGTCTGGGGTCTTCCCCATGCAGTGGTCGACGGCAGCGTCGCCTGTGACGAATGGATCATTCAGCGCAAACCCACTCTGCATGTCGGCATGAAGACCATCCGCACGAAACGCTACAAGACCGAGTGTTTTCCGCTGGAGGGAATTCACCGGGTGGAGCTCGATGCGGCAGAAGCCGAATCGCCAAGCCTTTCGGATGACAAGGCCCTCGAACTTGCGGAAATCGCGCTGGCTATTGAAGCCCATTATGCCTGTGCCCAGGATATCGAATGGGCCATGGATGCAAACGGTGATCTGTTCATCCTCCAGTGCAGACCGCTGCGCCAGGCAGTGATGGAAAAATCGGCAGGAAACATCGCCGTATCGCCTGAACCGGATATGGGTTCGCTGATATTTGCTGGAGGCGAGACCGCAAGCCCCGGGATCGCCTGCGGACCGGTGATGAAAGTCTTCAAGGGATTGGATCTGCTGGAATTTCCCAAAGGAGCTGTTCTGGTTGTCGAAAATGCCCTGCCCCGCTGGGCATCCCTGATGAACCGGGCCTGCGCCGTTGTCGCCGAGCAGGGCGGCATTGCAGGCCATCTGGCCAATGTAGCCCGGGAATTCGGCATTCCAGCCCTTTTTGGGGCAACCAACATGGCGCAGCACCTGCAAAACGGAGAAGTGGTCACCGTCGATGCCACCAATCGCCTGATCCATCGAGGTCAGCTCCATGACATGCCAACGGAAGGCAGCAAGCGCCCCAACCTCATGGCAGGCAGCCCCGTGTATCGGTTGCTGCAGCAGATCAATACGAAAATCAATCCACTGCACCTTCTCGATCCGGATTCAAGCGACTTCAGAGCCGAAAACTGCACCACATTTCACGACATCACCCGATTCGTTCATGAAAAATCGGTCGTTGAGATGTTCAATTTCGGCAAAAACCACCATTTTCCGGAACGAGCCAGCAAGCAATTGTATTACCGCGTCCCCATGCAATGGTGGATCGTCAATCTTGACGATGGGTTGAAAAACGAAGTCTCCGGTAAATATGTTCACCTGGAGGATATCGCCTCGATCCCGATGCTGGCCTTCTGGAAAGGATTCACGGCGATACCCTGGGACGGTCCGCCTGCACCCGACACGAAAGGGTTCATGTCCATCATGTTCCAATCGACGACAAACACGGCCCTGGTGACGGGTGTCAAATCGGCATATGCCGAAAAGAATTATTTCATGATCTCGAAGAATTTCTGCAGCCTCAACTCAAGGCTGGGGTATCATTTCTCCACACTCGAATCCCTGATCAGCGAGCGTATTCCCGAAAATTACCTCTGTTTCCAATTCAAGGGAGGGGCTGCAGACGATGTTCGCAGACTCAGGCGGGTGGAGCTGATCGGAGAGATTCTGGAAAAGCAGGGGTTCCGAATCGAAATTCGTGACGACCATTTATCTGCCCGAGTCGAACAACAGGCCATGGAAGAGATGATCCGGTATGCCGAAATGATCGGGTATCTGACCCTGCACACCCGGCAGATCGACATGATCATGACCAATCCAGCGGCAGTCGCCTACACGCGCAAGAAGCTTCTTTCGGACATCGCATCACTGTAG
- a CDS encoding sulfite exporter TauE/SafE family protein gives MNFFKQWGRFMMAGARAHAAWELEMSNNILRSRKRLMVLGLLTIPVLLGGWAFAEPIASALPGFIGDKSAYSPAFYSTGIFVASILIGLCAGLITGCIGAGGGFVIAPALMSAGIKGILAVGTDLFHIFAKAIMGSVIHKKLGNISVPLAVTFLIGAILGATTGGLINRWLYEINPILSDAFITTVYCLMLGGLGAYSMIDFLNARKAGNAGSAHGGKSEGAELKNLPKKLQAIRIPPMITFDQGIIPGGRQISCVFLILSGALVGLAAAIMGVGGGFLTFPIFVYLLGISSLTTVGTDIFQIIFTAGYAGILQYAIYGFIFFTLAMGMLLGSLLGIQMGALVTKVVPGIYIRGFYALSVLAGFINRIFALPKKLADLEFITLSKSASGILDKIGIFAFFIVIGVFAIWVVGTFLLNIKKLKGVHV, from the coding sequence ATGAATTTTTTCAAACAGTGGGGCCGTTTCATGATGGCCGGAGCCAGGGCGCATGCCGCCTGGGAGCTGGAAATGTCCAACAACATTTTAAGGAGTCGCAAGCGCCTGATGGTGCTGGGGCTTCTGACAATTCCTGTCCTGCTGGGAGGCTGGGCCTTTGCCGAGCCCATCGCATCGGCTCTTCCCGGTTTCATTGGCGACAAGAGCGCCTACAGTCCGGCATTCTACAGCACGGGTATTTTCGTTGCATCCATTCTGATCGGTCTCTGTGCAGGTCTGATTACGGGTTGCATCGGTGCAGGCGGCGGGTTCGTCATCGCACCGGCCCTCATGAGCGCAGGCATCAAGGGTATTCTGGCTGTCGGCACCGACTTGTTTCATATCTTCGCCAAGGCCATCATGGGAAGCGTCATTCACAAGAAGCTCGGCAACATTTCCGTTCCACTGGCAGTGACCTTCCTGATCGGCGCCATCCTCGGCGCCACCACAGGGGGTCTCATCAACCGGTGGCTCTACGAGATCAACCCCATTCTGAGCGACGCCTTCATTACGACCGTGTATTGTCTGATGCTGGGGGGGCTCGGCGCCTATTCGATGATCGATTTCCTGAACGCCAGAAAAGCGGGGAATGCCGGTTCCGCACATGGTGGAAAATCGGAAGGGGCCGAGTTGAAAAACCTCCCGAAAAAACTGCAGGCCATCCGGATTCCCCCGATGATCACCTTCGATCAGGGGATCATCCCCGGCGGCAGACAGATTTCCTGTGTCTTTCTGATTCTGAGCGGCGCGCTGGTGGGACTTGCTGCAGCGATCATGGGTGTTGGCGGCGGTTTTCTGACCTTCCCGATTTTCGTTTACCTGCTCGGTATCTCCTCCCTGACCACCGTCGGAACCGATATTTTCCAAATCATTTTCACCGCAGGATATGCGGGGATTCTGCAATATGCCATCTATGGGTTCATTTTCTTCACCCTGGCCATGGGCATGCTGCTCGGATCGCTTCTCGGCATTCAGATGGGCGCATTGGTCACCAAAGTGGTGCCCGGCATCTACATCAGAGGCTTCTATGCCCTGTCCGTACTTGCGGGTTTTATCAACCGGATTTTTGCCCTCCCGAAAAAGCTGGCCGATCTGGAATTCATCACACTTTCCAAAAGCGCTTCCGGCATTCTGGATAAAATCGGCATTTTTGCCTTTTTCATTGTCATCGGTGTGTTTGCCATCTGGGTGGTCGGCACTTTTCTTCTGAACATCAAGAAGCTGAAAGGAGTGCATGTCTGA
- a CDS encoding response regulator, protein MEDIRVLFVDDEVDFLETLIKRMKKRHVDASSASSGAKAIELVRERSFDVIVLDVRMPDMDGIQVLRTIKTITPLSEVIMLTGHACLEAAREGMSLGAFDYLMKPVNIDELLYKLQDACKKKRLQEEKIRQLDQTMSSCKMAS, encoded by the coding sequence GTGGAAGACATTCGGGTATTGTTCGTTGATGATGAAGTCGATTTTCTGGAAACACTGATCAAGCGCATGAAAAAAAGGCATGTCGATGCATCTTCCGCCTCCAGCGGCGCCAAGGCGATTGAACTGGTCCGTGAGCGATCCTTCGATGTCATCGTTCTCGACGTGCGCATGCCCGACATGGACGGAATCCAGGTGTTGCGGACAATCAAGACCATCACGCCGCTTTCCGAGGTGATCATGTTGACCGGGCACGCCTGTCTGGAAGCGGCCCGCGAAGGTATGAGTCTGGGCGCCTTCGATTACCTGATGAAACCGGTCAATATCGACGAATTGCTCTACAAACTGCAGGATGCATGCAAAAAAAAGCGTCTTCAGGAGGAAAAGATCAGGCAGCTTGACCAGACCATGTCTTCCTGCAAGATGGCCTCATAG
- a CDS encoding response regulator, whose translation MSASTSPGNADAAAVSAPDSACRLLVIDDEVGFVDVLAKRIAKRSFEVHKAYSGTDALRIIRNHRFDVAVLDLKMEDMDGIEVLRIIKRMAPHLPVIMLTGHGCQEAAKEGMEAGAFDYLTKPCEFGELMQKIEEAIQSSGGCRGRHSGIVR comes from the coding sequence ATGAGCGCATCCACTTCACCCGGAAACGCCGATGCGGCGGCAGTATCCGCCCCCGATTCAGCATGCAGGTTGCTGGTCATCGATGATGAGGTAGGCTTCGTGGACGTTCTGGCCAAACGAATCGCCAAACGATCGTTCGAGGTCCACAAAGCCTACAGCGGAACCGATGCGCTGCGCATCATCCGGAACCATCGTTTCGACGTGGCTGTGCTCGATCTGAAGATGGAAGACATGGACGGCATCGAGGTACTGCGTATTATCAAGCGCATGGCGCCCCATCTTCCCGTGATCATGCTGACCGGACACGGCTGCCAGGAAGCCGCAAAGGAAGGTATGGAAGCAGGTGCTTTCGATTATCTCACCAAACCCTGCGAATTCGGGGAACTCATGCAAAAAATCGAGGAAGCGATCCAATCCTCTGGAGGTTGCCGTGGAAGACATTCGGGTATTGTTCGTTGA
- a CDS encoding response regulator has translation MAIATIMLVDDEVPFVETMTKRLTRREFDVQTAYSGEACMATLEKDRSIEVVILDVKMPGMDGIETLQQIKSKHPLVEVIMLTGHATVESAIDGMKLGAFDYLMKPCDMDQLIAKVTQAAQRKRDQEERIVQARVQAITTRQA, from the coding sequence ATGGCTATTGCAACCATCATGCTGGTAGACGACGAAGTCCCTTTCGTCGAAACCATGACGAAACGACTGACGCGAAGAGAATTCGACGTTCAAACCGCCTATTCCGGTGAGGCCTGCATGGCCACACTGGAGAAGGATCGCAGTATCGAAGTGGTCATTCTCGATGTGAAAATGCCCGGCATGGACGGCATCGAGACCTTGCAGCAGATCAAGTCGAAACATCCGCTTGTCGAAGTGATCATGCTGACCGGGCACGCCACCGTGGAATCGGCCATAGACGGCATGAAGCTTGGCGCATTCGATTACCTCATGAAGCCCTGCGATATGGATCAACTGATCGCCAAGGTAACGCAGGCAGCTCAACGGAAACGGGATCAGGAAGAAAGAATCGTCCAGGCGAGAGTTCAGGCGATCACCACTCGACAGGCGTAA
- a CDS encoding sensor histidine kinase: MTVDTRYYKTLARNMFLTIITVSFVPVFFVSATIFYQFNLSHRDKTISHIVEIMQKHKLHIDSFLQQKLADILFLSKSAGITNLLSEPFLRQELILLQKIYGPVFVDIGFVNSDGVQVTYAGPYALEKASYENTEWFIHALGQPFFISDVFLGLRGMPHFIVAIRETVQSKPWILRATIDFMEFSNMVTQIRVGTTGFAYIVNREGKFQTKPVFDVPDSIEAILEEFRQSPARETDVRILERAAPNGKEILYAGIWMKNNDWLLIYQQNKSDAFSELYRVQWISIGIFILGGIAIVSMAWLISRKMVDRIAIADREKEAMNQQVIETGKLASIGELAAGIAHEINNPVAIMVEEAGWIQDLLEEEDVRNSPNFDEIQQAVEQIRAQGTRCKEITHKLLSFARKTDSRLQPIQLNQLITDIISLYDQRIRYGNIKVTTAFDPALPMIEGSVSELQQVLMNLLNNALDAMEKVKGGELTVCTRTEADKVIVDLRDNGIGIPEANLNRIFDPFFTTKPVGKGTGLGLSICYGILQKMGGDILVSSKLNEGTTFSLIFPISSEDSASASSG, encoded by the coding sequence ATGACCGTCGATACCCGATATTATAAAACGCTTGCCCGGAACATGTTTCTGACCATCATTACGGTATCCTTCGTTCCGGTCTTTTTCGTAAGTGCAACGATATTCTACCAATTCAATCTTTCGCACCGGGACAAGACGATCAGCCATATCGTCGAAATCATGCAGAAACACAAACTGCATATCGACAGCTTTCTCCAGCAGAAGCTTGCCGACATTCTGTTTCTCAGCAAAAGTGCAGGCATTACGAACCTGCTCTCCGAACCTTTCCTGCGGCAAGAACTGATTCTGCTGCAGAAAATTTATGGTCCGGTCTTCGTCGATATCGGTTTTGTGAACAGCGATGGCGTCCAGGTCACCTATGCAGGACCGTATGCCCTGGAAAAGGCCTCCTACGAAAATACCGAATGGTTTATCCATGCGCTCGGGCAACCGTTTTTCATCAGCGACGTGTTTCTCGGCCTTCGCGGCATGCCGCATTTTATTGTCGCCATCCGGGAGACGGTTCAATCCAAACCGTGGATTCTTCGCGCGACGATCGATTTTATGGAATTCAGCAACATGGTTACCCAAATCCGCGTCGGCACGACGGGTTTCGCCTATATCGTCAATCGGGAAGGAAAATTTCAGACCAAGCCGGTTTTCGATGTTCCGGACAGTATCGAGGCGATTCTCGAGGAGTTCAGGCAAAGCCCAGCCCGGGAAACCGATGTCCGAATTCTGGAAAGAGCAGCCCCCAACGGGAAGGAAATCCTGTATGCGGGCATCTGGATGAAAAACAACGACTGGCTGTTGATTTATCAGCAGAACAAGTCCGATGCCTTCTCCGAGCTATACCGTGTTCAGTGGATTTCAATTGGCATTTTCATCCTGGGCGGTATCGCCATCGTCAGCATGGCATGGCTGATTTCCCGGAAAATGGTGGATCGAATCGCGATCGCCGATCGCGAAAAGGAAGCGATGAACCAGCAGGTTATCGAAACCGGCAAGCTGGCATCGATCGGGGAACTGGCCGCAGGCATTGCCCATGAAATCAACAATCCGGTAGCCATCATGGTTGAGGAAGCTGGATGGATTCAGGACTTGCTGGAAGAGGAAGATGTTCGAAACAGCCCTAATTTCGATGAAATCCAGCAGGCTGTCGAACAAATCCGGGCGCAGGGCACCCGGTGCAAGGAGATCACCCACAAGCTGCTGAGCTTTGCCAGGAAAACCGATTCGAGGCTGCAACCCATTCAACTGAACCAACTCATCACGGACATTATCAGCCTCTACGACCAACGGATTCGATACGGCAACATCAAGGTGACCACTGCCTTTGACCCGGCGCTGCCCATGATCGAAGGCTCTGTTTCCGAGCTTCAGCAGGTGCTGATGAACCTGTTGAACAATGCCCTCGATGCCATGGAAAAGGTCAAGGGCGGCGAGTTGACCGTCTGCACCCGAACCGAAGCGGACAAGGTGATTGTCGATCTTCGAGACAATGGCATCGGGATTCCGGAAGCCAATTTGAACCGGATTTTCGATCCGTTTTTCACCACCAAGCCCGTCGGGAAGGGCACTGGGCTGGGATTGTCCATCTGCTACGGAATTCTGCAGAAAATGGGAGGAGATATTCTGGTCTCCAGCAAGTTGAATGAGGGCACAACCTTTTCATTGATCTTTCCGATATCGAGTGAGGATTCGGCATCGGCATCAAGCGGCTGA
- a CDS encoding response regulator, whose translation MSTTFSSSQILIVDRNPNVRDFLKRELTREGFSVLLAGTGKELLGLLSRCDSIDLLILDPDIPDIETHVVIEAIRERLPDLPIIVHGFISDAGEFGSLPGRIIPIEKQGNSVDQLKDSIARLFNPNLRPYRNGKSA comes from the coding sequence ATGAGCACCACCTTTTCGTCTTCTCAAATACTGATCGTGGATCGGAACCCGAATGTTCGAGACTTTCTCAAAAGGGAATTGACACGGGAAGGATTCTCCGTGCTTCTTGCAGGAACTGGGAAAGAGCTGTTGGGGTTGCTGTCGCGATGCGATTCGATTGATTTGCTCATTCTGGATCCCGACATCCCGGACATTGAAACCCATGTCGTCATCGAGGCAATCCGCGAAAGGCTTCCGGACCTTCCGATCATCGTGCATGGGTTCATATCCGATGCCGGTGAGTTCGGCTCGCTGCCGGGAAGGATCATCCCGATTGAAAAGCAAGGCAACAGTGTGGACCAGTTGAAGGATTCCATCGCCCGGTTGTTTAACCCGAACCTTCGTCCTTACAGGAATGGCAAAAGCGCATGA
- a CDS encoding 4'-phosphopantetheinyl transferase family protein, translated as MNPLAVMLAVPDADRFQRGKARNEYLSWMARKAAMLSAKHLGIEAMAFPKSDAGAPVQYQGMHWSVSHKPESVAGIVCPHPVGIDIERLRPVSERMFDMIATPAEWNLLRHLESIDRFFRLWTAKEAALKWFGTGLTGLSRCRLEAVETGGFLLHMEAHFLRVFHEFRGNYVVAVALSGERPLFQWVLSPGPSSAPND; from the coding sequence ATGAACCCTTTGGCGGTTATGCTTGCCGTTCCGGATGCCGACCGGTTTCAACGCGGCAAAGCGCGAAACGAATATCTGAGCTGGATGGCCAGAAAAGCGGCTATGCTTTCCGCCAAACACCTCGGCATCGAAGCCATGGCATTTCCAAAATCCGATGCCGGTGCGCCGGTTCAATACCAGGGAATGCACTGGTCGGTATCCCACAAACCGGAGTCCGTTGCCGGTATCGTCTGCCCTCACCCCGTCGGCATCGATATCGAGCGGCTCCGGCCGGTATCCGAGCGGATGTTTGATATGATCGCAACGCCTGCAGAATGGAATTTGCTGCGCCATCTGGAAAGCATCGATCGTTTTTTCCGTCTCTGGACCGCCAAGGAAGCCGCACTGAAATGGTTCGGCACAGGGCTCACCGGGCTGTCCCGCTGCCGCCTCGAAGCTGTTGAAACAGGCGGCTTCCTCCTTCACATGGAAGCGCATTTCCTTCGGGTATTCCACGAATTCAGAGGCAACTATGTTGTAGCGGTTGCCCTTTCTGGTGAAAGGCCCCTGTTCCAGTGGGTTTTATCCCCAGGCCCATCGTCGGCCCCCAACGACTGA
- a CDS encoding acetate--CoA ligase family protein: MAALLSPADHPNSLNALDAIFAPQSVAVIGASNTPGKVGHDIFQNILKGGFTGTLYPVNPNAKSIGCVRAYPSILDIPDAVDLAMLILPPKLCLQAVDQAIEKGIKGIVIVSAGFREVGAEGAAIEARIVDVCRAAGIRVVGPNCLGVINPLPAIQLNASFAARMPRAGNVSFISQSGALCTAVLDFAADREFGFSKFISIGNKADVDELDLLRYLHRDADTEVIMIYLEELRRGPEFIEEVKAITSGDRPTPILVIKSGRTHAGAMAAASHTGALAGSEAVYDAIFKQCGIIRVESIDELFDFATAFSYKNLSNLGKLRKKIPEGNRVAIITNAGGPGIVATDMTISSGLQLAKFRQETTEVLASHLPETANIHNPVDVIGDASFERYQNALQAVIRDEGVDGALVILTPQSMTDALGTAKAIAGIARQTAKPILCCFMGIVDVSAGYRYLQENGIPVFKFPESAAKALGALYRYSKWLNRQFLAQFTLKHDQETASAIIAAHVQQGSAALGELDGLALLSCYGFKTLPTRLAATADDAVSIASEIGLPVVLKIVSPQILHKSDAGGVLVNVQTEEDVRIGFQTICDNAKAFDPQAEIHGILVQQMAPKGEEIILGMNRYPVFGPLIMFGTGGIFVEVFQDVAFRLAPVQRNEARRMIRSIRGYKLLEGVRGRPKTDLIELERLVVSFSNLVMNHPEIREIDINPLIAHAEGNGATVADCRILLDIPAKDPVR, from the coding sequence ATGGCAGCATTGTTATCCCCTGCAGATCATCCGAATTCCCTGAATGCCCTCGATGCCATTTTTGCCCCCCAATCCGTTGCCGTTATCGGCGCATCCAATACGCCCGGCAAGGTGGGACACGACATTTTCCAGAACATCCTCAAAGGCGGATTCACCGGCACCCTCTATCCGGTGAATCCCAACGCCAAATCCATCGGGTGCGTTCGCGCCTATCCGTCGATTCTCGATATCCCCGATGCGGTTGATCTGGCCATGCTGATCCTCCCGCCGAAGCTTTGCCTCCAGGCTGTTGACCAGGCCATCGAAAAGGGGATCAAAGGGATTGTGATCGTCTCTGCCGGTTTTCGTGAAGTCGGGGCGGAAGGCGCAGCCATCGAAGCCCGGATCGTGGATGTCTGCAGGGCGGCGGGGATCCGGGTGGTCGGGCCCAATTGCCTTGGCGTGATCAATCCCCTGCCTGCAATCCAGCTCAATGCCAGTTTTGCCGCCCGCATGCCCAGGGCCGGAAATGTCTCTTTCATCTCCCAAAGCGGCGCACTGTGCACGGCGGTGCTGGATTTTGCCGCCGATCGCGAGTTCGGTTTCTCCAAGTTCATTTCCATCGGCAACAAGGCCGATGTGGATGAACTCGATCTCCTGCGGTACCTGCACCGGGATGCCGATACGGAAGTGATCATGATCTATCTGGAAGAATTGCGACGAGGTCCGGAATTCATCGAAGAGGTCAAAGCCATCACATCGGGCGATCGGCCGACGCCAATCCTGGTGATCAAAAGCGGCAGGACCCATGCCGGGGCCATGGCTGCGGCATCGCATACCGGTGCGCTCGCCGGCTCCGAGGCTGTCTACGACGCCATTTTCAAGCAGTGCGGCATCATCCGGGTCGAATCCATCGATGAGCTTTTCGATTTCGCGACGGCCTTCTCCTACAAGAACCTCAGCAATCTCGGCAAGCTGCGAAAGAAAATTCCGGAAGGAAACCGGGTAGCCATCATTACGAATGCCGGCGGACCCGGCATTGTGGCAACCGATATGACGATCAGCTCCGGGCTGCAGTTGGCCAAATTCCGGCAGGAAACCACCGAAGTGCTCGCATCCCACCTTCCGGAAACCGCCAATATCCACAATCCGGTCGATGTCATCGGGGATGCATCCTTTGAGCGCTACCAAAATGCCCTGCAAGCGGTTATCCGGGATGAAGGGGTGGATGGCGCGCTCGTCATCCTCACCCCGCAATCGATGACCGATGCCCTCGGCACGGCCAAAGCCATTGCCGGAATCGCCCGCCAAACGGCCAAACCCATCCTGTGCTGTTTCATGGGCATCGTGGATGTGTCGGCAGGCTATCGATACCTTCAGGAAAACGGCATACCGGTGTTCAAGTTCCCGGAGAGTGCGGCCAAGGCCCTCGGAGCGCTCTACCGTTATTCGAAATGGCTCAATCGTCAATTTCTGGCGCAATTCACCCTGAAACACGATCAGGAGACTGCCAGCGCCATCATTGCGGCGCATGTTCAGCAGGGCAGTGCAGCGCTCGGCGAGCTCGATGGCCTGGCGCTTCTTTCCTGCTATGGTTTCAAAACCTTGCCGACCCGGCTGGCTGCAACAGCCGACGATGCCGTTTCGATCGCCTCGGAAATCGGCTTGCCCGTCGTTCTCAAGATCGTCTCACCGCAAATCCTGCACAAAAGCGATGCAGGCGGAGTTCTCGTGAACGTTCAAACCGAAGAAGACGTGCGTATCGGTTTTCAAACGATTTGCGACAATGCGAAAGCCTTTGATCCACAGGCCGAAATTCACGGGATACTGGTTCAACAAATGGCGCCCAAAGGGGAAGAGATCATTCTCGGCATGAACCGGTATCCGGTGTTTGGGCCATTGATCATGTTCGGTACAGGCGGCATTTTTGTGGAGGTGTTCCAGGACGTCGCCTTCCGTCTGGCGCCCGTCCAACGAAACGAGGCCCGGCGCATGATTCGAAGCATCCGTGGATACAAGCTTCTGGAAGGCGTCCGGGGGAGACCCAAAACCGATCTGATCGAACTGGAGCGGCTCGTGGTTTCTTTCTCGAATCTCGTCATGAATCATCCCGAAATCCGGGAAATCGATATCAATCCGCTGATTGCCCATGCCGAAGGAAATGGCGCCACAGTTGCAGACTGCCGCATTCTGCTCGATATTCCGGCAAAAGACCCTGTTCGCTGA